In Bradyrhizobium sp. CCBAU 051011, the following are encoded in one genomic region:
- a CDS encoding NAD(P)/FAD-dependent oxidoreductase, with translation MYLARYRRKAVVIDSRQSRAALIPETHNYPGFADGISGPRLLEALTSQAKNYGVEIIADRVTDLRRAGCGFEATCSQGAIEAARAVLASGLVDRDLANSDLREAVGSGLVRYCPICDGFEASDLRIGVLGSANDAAAKALFLRTYSRHVTLLTLDGKSCDELPGSELSEAGIRIPKARALAFRRRGKQMIASLSDGTLESFDVIYPVLGCEVRSELGKNLGARHNDVGCLEVDAHQRTNVPGLYAVGDAVSDLHQIAVATGHAAVAATDIHNGLPRNFR, from the coding sequence ATATATCTGGCGCGGTACCGACGCAAGGCCGTCGTCATCGATAGCAGGCAAAGCCGGGCGGCGCTGATCCCCGAAACGCATAACTATCCAGGGTTCGCCGATGGAATTTCCGGTCCAAGGCTGCTCGAGGCATTGACTTCGCAGGCCAAGAATTACGGTGTCGAGATCATCGCCGACCGGGTCACGGATTTGCGGCGCGCCGGGTGCGGCTTCGAGGCGACCTGCTCGCAAGGAGCCATCGAAGCCGCACGGGCCGTGCTGGCAAGCGGATTGGTTGACCGCGACCTCGCCAATTCCGATCTGCGAGAGGCCGTCGGCAGCGGGTTGGTCCGGTATTGCCCGATATGCGACGGGTTCGAAGCATCCGACCTTCGGATCGGGGTATTGGGCAGCGCCAATGACGCGGCCGCGAAAGCGCTATTTCTGCGCACCTATTCCAGGCACGTCACGCTGTTGACGTTGGATGGCAAGTCTTGCGATGAACTGCCTGGCAGCGAATTGTCGGAAGCAGGTATTCGCATTCCCAAGGCCCGCGCCCTGGCATTTCGCAGACGGGGCAAGCAAATGATCGCGTCTCTGAGCGACGGGACGCTCGAAAGCTTCGACGTGATCTATCCGGTGCTGGGCTGCGAGGTGCGTTCGGAGCTGGGAAAGAACCTCGGTGCCCGGCACAACGATGTCGGATGTCTCGAGGTCGATGCACATCAACGGACGAACGTGCCGGGATTGTACGCCGTAGGAGACGCGGTTTCAGACCTGCACCAGATCGCGGTGGCAACGGGCCACGCTGCCGTCGCCGCCACCGATATCCATAATGGTTTGCCGCGCAATTTTCGCTGA
- a CDS encoding NUDIX domain-containing protein — translation MDGETVHIRDVETLAQGKGKLTCVTYEQRRRDGEQQRRQREIYDNGNSAVILPYDPARKTVLLTRQLRLPIFLQDGVERTVEACAGKLDGESAERRIVKEMQEELGYKIMNVQRLFELYVSPAAIMEKIVFFTCTYSPQNRVSDGGGLKEEGEDIEVVEATLDEAAAMIAAGEIVDAKTVILVQYLSNRVQTAARD, via the coding sequence ATGGACGGTGAGACGGTACACATCCGCGACGTCGAGACCCTTGCCCAGGGCAAGGGCAAGCTGACCTGCGTGACTTACGAGCAGCGCAGGCGCGACGGCGAGCAACAGCGGCGTCAGCGCGAAATCTACGACAACGGCAACTCGGCCGTCATTCTTCCCTATGATCCCGCCCGCAAGACCGTGCTGCTGACCCGGCAATTGCGGCTGCCGATATTTCTGCAGGATGGCGTCGAGCGAACTGTGGAAGCATGCGCCGGCAAGCTCGATGGCGAAAGCGCCGAACGACGTATTGTGAAGGAGATGCAAGAAGAGCTCGGTTACAAGATCATGAACGTGCAACGATTGTTCGAGCTCTACGTCAGTCCAGCCGCGATCATGGAGAAGATCGTCTTCTTCACCTGTACCTATTCGCCGCAGAACAGAGTGTCGGACGGTGGCGGGCTCAAGGAGGAGGGAGAGGACATCGAGGTGGTCGAGGCCACGTTGGATGAAGCTGCCGCGATGATCGCAGCCGGCGAAATCGTCGACGCCAAAACGGTCATTCTCGTTCAATATCTGAGCAATCGCGTGCAGACCGCCGCTCGCGACTAG
- a CDS encoding formate dehydrogenase subunit gamma yields MPGSISILRFAVFKPLFAAFALLFVLAHPAAAQISFKPTAEAVQEDKLLNALKEGDKISGRVSIPDGNAANLIQPAGRDWRDFQRSKLPWIGGIAILGMLVVLAIFLMVRGRIRVQQGFSGRTILRFNSFERFVHWLTASCFVVLALSGLNVSFGRTLILPLFGPDAFAAMSAWAKLAHNYLAFPFMLGVLIMFLIWIKNNIPGKLDLEWIKQGGGLLSNGKHPPAKRFNAGQKGIFWIVIIGGVLMSVSGWFLLFPYLPGNVTALQFWTVIHAVIAMLFIAVMLAHIYIGSIGMEGAFDAMGTGEVDLNWAKEHHALWVEEEQRKANAPADSARAVPAE; encoded by the coding sequence ATGCCAGGCTCAATTTCAATTCTCAGGTTCGCGGTCTTCAAGCCGCTGTTCGCCGCGTTCGCTCTGCTGTTCGTTCTCGCGCATCCGGCAGCCGCGCAGATCTCGTTCAAGCCGACCGCCGAGGCTGTTCAGGAAGACAAGCTTCTGAACGCGCTCAAGGAGGGCGACAAGATCTCCGGGCGCGTATCGATCCCCGATGGAAATGCTGCCAATCTGATCCAGCCCGCCGGGCGCGACTGGCGTGACTTCCAGCGCAGCAAGCTGCCCTGGATCGGCGGCATTGCCATTCTGGGAATGCTCGTCGTGCTGGCGATTTTCCTGATGGTGCGCGGACGAATTCGCGTGCAGCAGGGATTTTCGGGGAGGACGATCCTGCGCTTCAACAGCTTCGAGCGCTTCGTCCACTGGCTTACGGCAAGCTGCTTCGTCGTTCTGGCGCTCTCAGGTTTGAACGTCAGCTTCGGCCGCACCCTGATCCTGCCCTTGTTCGGTCCGGACGCCTTTGCGGCCATGTCGGCCTGGGCCAAGCTTGCGCATAACTATCTGGCGTTCCCCTTCATGCTGGGTGTCCTGATCATGTTCCTGATCTGGATCAAGAATAACATCCCGGGCAAGCTCGATCTGGAGTGGATCAAGCAGGGCGGGGGGCTGCTGTCCAACGGCAAGCATCCGCCGGCCAAGCGTTTCAACGCCGGCCAGAAGGGCATCTTCTGGATCGTGATCATCGGCGGCGTGCTGATGTCGGTGTCCGGCTGGTTCCTGCTCTTCCCCTATCTGCCTGGCAACGTCACCGCGCTTCAGTTCTGGACGGTCATCCACGCCGTGATCGCGATGCTCTTCATCGCCGTAATGCTGGCGCACATCTATATCGGCTCGATCGGCATGGAAGGGGCGTTCGACGCGATGGGTACGGGCGAGGTTGATCTCAACTGGGCCAAGGAGCACCACGCGCTCTGGGTCGAGGAAGAGCAGCGCAAGGCCAATGCGCCCGCCGATAGCGCCCGGGCCGTGCCGGCCGAATGA
- a CDS encoding c-type cytochrome has product MAARDSAKASHRNIGRPALSVLLAGWIALPVCTTAALAQMRGHGGPVRALAISADGQSAISGSFDSTAIRWSLTRNAAEQVLRFHADAVNAVALLGDKRAATAGADGRIAIWTFGKTEPDAVFEGHTAPIVALATSPDGATLASASWDRTVRLWPLAGGAPRVLDEHTQNVNGVAFTPDGRALVSVSYDLSVRIWPLSGAQPPTVVAMPTPLNAVAAGADGEIAVGGADGKIYFLTASGARAGEVAAGPRPVISIAISPDGARVAAASIGGTVAVIDRKTRTLARTLVGPGLPVWSVAFSPDSRTLLTGGADNIIRRWNAATGEPVDPILMETAGDPLAAYAGDRGAEIFRACVACHTLGADQANRAGPTLAGIFGRRIATAPGYNFSEALKQLDIVWTPETVSKLFEVGPQAYTPGTKMPEQRIGSEQDRAALVQFLERATKR; this is encoded by the coding sequence ATGGCAGCCAGGGATTCGGCGAAAGCTTCCCATCGCAACATTGGCCGGCCGGCGCTTTCGGTGCTTTTAGCCGGGTGGATCGCGCTGCCGGTCTGTACAACGGCCGCCTTGGCGCAGATGCGCGGACATGGTGGGCCAGTGCGGGCGCTGGCGATCTCGGCCGACGGGCAAAGCGCGATCTCCGGCAGCTTCGATTCGACCGCGATCCGCTGGTCGCTGACGCGCAATGCGGCCGAGCAGGTGCTTCGTTTCCATGCCGACGCCGTCAATGCGGTCGCGCTGCTCGGGGACAAACGCGCGGCGACCGCCGGTGCCGATGGCCGCATTGCGATCTGGACGTTTGGCAAGACCGAACCCGACGCAGTGTTCGAGGGGCACACGGCGCCAATCGTCGCGCTAGCAACATCTCCCGATGGCGCAACGCTGGCATCGGCCTCGTGGGATCGCACGGTGCGGCTCTGGCCGCTCGCGGGCGGCGCGCCGCGCGTGCTCGATGAGCATACGCAGAACGTCAACGGCGTGGCGTTTACGCCCGATGGCCGCGCTCTGGTCAGCGTCAGCTACGACCTCAGCGTTCGCATCTGGCCGCTATCGGGCGCGCAGCCGCCGACTGTCGTGGCAATGCCCACTCCACTCAACGCCGTGGCCGCCGGCGCCGACGGTGAAATCGCGGTCGGCGGCGCCGACGGCAAAATCTACTTCCTGACTGCAAGCGGCGCGCGCGCCGGCGAGGTTGCCGCAGGGCCAAGGCCGGTGATCTCGATTGCGATTTCCCCCGACGGCGCGCGTGTGGCCGCAGCTAGCATCGGTGGCACGGTCGCGGTGATCGATCGCAAGACGCGCACGCTGGCGCGGACCCTGGTCGGTCCGGGGCTGCCGGTCTGGTCGGTGGCCTTCTCGCCGGATAGCCGCACGCTGCTCACCGGCGGCGCCGATAACATCATCCGGCGCTGGAACGCGGCGACGGGCGAGCCGGTCGATCCGATTCTCATGGAGACGGCGGGCGATCCGCTCGCCGCCTATGCTGGCGATCGCGGCGCGGAGATTTTTCGCGCCTGTGTCGCTTGCCATACGCTTGGCGCCGATCAGGCCAACCGCGCAGGTCCTACGCTTGCCGGAATTTTCGGCCGGCGTATCGCGACCGCGCCGGGCTATAATTTTTCCGAGGCGCTCAAGCAACTCGATATCGTCTGGACGCCGGAGACGGTTTCCAAACTGTTCGAGGTCGGGCCGCAGGCCTACACGCCCGGCACCAAGATGCCGGAGCAGCGTATCGGTTCGGAGCAGGATCGCGCCGCGCTGGTGCAATTCCTCGAACGGGCGACAAAGCGATAG
- a CDS encoding molecular chaperone TorD family protein: MRDAGLELAIKAAGGVGSLARGLGVAQPSVSAWSRIPAERVLAVEALTQVERFVLRPDLYGSSEHQVTSKPEIDEIDQLRAAEYGLLSLLLGKAPDADTLRRVATLKGDGSDLGMAHIELAAAAAQADDRAVSKEFFDLFIGLGRGELLPYASYYLTGFLHERPLARVREDLRMLGIERAGTSREPEDHIAILLEVMAGLARNDFEAEFAEQARFFERHLKPWAARMFADLEMSPSARFYRAVGRAGRVFIELESEAFTLSE, from the coding sequence ATGCGTGATGCCGGACTGGAACTAGCTATCAAAGCAGCAGGTGGCGTTGGGTCGCTGGCGCGGGGACTGGGCGTTGCTCAGCCGTCGGTCTCGGCTTGGTCGCGCATTCCCGCAGAACGGGTTCTCGCCGTCGAGGCGCTGACGCAGGTGGAACGTTTCGTCCTGCGGCCCGATCTCTATGGATCATCCGAGCATCAGGTGACATCGAAACCGGAAATTGACGAGATCGATCAACTGCGTGCCGCGGAATACGGCCTGCTGTCGCTGCTGCTCGGCAAGGCGCCGGACGCGGACACGCTGAGGCGGGTTGCTACGCTGAAGGGCGACGGCTCCGATCTCGGCATGGCGCATATCGAACTCGCAGCGGCAGCAGCGCAGGCCGATGATCGCGCCGTCAGCAAGGAGTTCTTCGATCTCTTCATCGGGCTCGGCCGCGGCGAACTGCTGCCCTATGCCTCCTATTATCTGACGGGCTTTCTTCACGAGCGCCCGCTGGCGCGGGTGCGCGAGGATCTGCGGATGCTCGGGATCGAGCGCGCCGGCACCTCGCGGGAGCCGGAAGATCACATCGCCATTCTGCTCGAGGTCATGGCTGGCCTCGCACGCAACGACTTCGAGGCTGAGTTCGCCGAACAGGCACGTTTTTTCGAACGGCATCTCAAGCCGTGGGCGGCGCGGATGTTCGCCGATCTGGAAATGTCGCCATCGGCGCGCTTCTACCGCGCCGTCGGCCGCGCCGGCCGTGTCTTCATCGAATTGGAATCCGAGGCCTTCACGCTGTCCGAGTGA
- a CDS encoding SDR family oxidoreductase — protein MLHYPRPPFPSQHQPMPGTTGAMNPLPDHGETSYKGSGRLKGKKAIITGGDSGIGRAVAIAFAREGADVLISYLEEHDDARETEQLVTEAGRKAVLVSGDIQHPDHCRAVIAKAVSELGGIDILVNNAAHQASFKSIEDISDEEWELTFKVNIHAMFYLTKAAVAHMKAGSCIINTASINSDVPNPTLLAYATTKGAIHNFTAGLAQMLAEKGIRANAVAPGPIWTPLIPSTLPEDSVKNFGKQVPMKRPGQPVELATAYVMLADPLSSYVSGATIAVTGGKPFL, from the coding sequence ATGCTGCACTACCCGCGCCCACCATTTCCCAGCCAGCACCAGCCGATGCCGGGCACGACCGGCGCCATGAACCCGCTGCCGGATCATGGCGAAACATCCTACAAGGGCAGCGGCCGGCTCAAGGGCAAGAAGGCCATCATCACGGGCGGCGATAGCGGCATCGGCCGCGCGGTCGCCATCGCCTTCGCCCGCGAGGGAGCTGATGTCCTGATCTCCTATCTCGAAGAGCACGACGATGCGCGGGAGACAGAACAACTGGTGACCGAAGCCGGCAGAAAAGCCGTTCTTGTTTCGGGCGACATCCAGCACCCCGATCATTGCAGGGCCGTCATCGCCAAGGCAGTGTCTGAACTCGGCGGCATCGACATCCTCGTCAACAACGCCGCACACCAAGCCAGCTTCAAATCCATTGAAGACATCAGCGATGAGGAATGGGAATTGACTTTCAAGGTCAACATCCACGCAATGTTCTATCTGACCAAGGCAGCCGTCGCTCACATGAAGGCCGGAAGCTGCATCATCAACACCGCCTCGATCAATTCGGATGTGCCCAACCCGACGTTGCTGGCCTATGCGACCACCAAGGGCGCGATCCACAATTTCACGGCGGGGCTGGCGCAGATGCTGGCCGAGAAGGGCATTCGCGCCAATGCGGTCGCCCCGGGGCCGATCTGGACCCCGCTGATTCCTTCGACCCTGCCTGAGGACTCCGTGAAGAATTTCGGCAAGCAGGTCCCGATGAAACGCCCGGGCCAGCCCGTCGAGTTGGCCACCGCCTATGTCATGCTGGCCGATCCGCTTTCCAGCTACGTCTCCGGCGCGACGATTGCAGTCACCGGCGGAAAGCCGTTCCTGTAG
- the fdh3B gene encoding formate dehydrogenase FDH3 subunit beta: protein MARVKFLCDADRCIECNACVTACKNEHEVPWGINRRRVVTINDGKPGERSVSMACMHCTDAPCAAVCPVSCFYTTADGVVLHSKDLCIGCGYCFYACPFGAPQYPKVGNFGSRGKMDKCTYCAGGPEADSTPAEYAKYGANRLAEGKLPICAEMCSTKSLLAGDGAIIAEIYKERVMKRGYGSGMWGWKTAYSDSPTG, encoded by the coding sequence ATGGCTCGCGTCAAATTTCTTTGTGATGCCGACCGTTGCATCGAGTGCAACGCCTGCGTGACGGCCTGCAAGAACGAACATGAAGTGCCGTGGGGCATCAATCGCCGCCGCGTCGTCACCATCAATGACGGTAAGCCCGGCGAACGTTCGGTCTCCATGGCCTGCATGCATTGCACGGACGCGCCGTGCGCCGCGGTCTGCCCGGTGTCGTGCTTCTACACCACCGCCGACGGCGTCGTGCTGCATTCCAAGGACCTGTGCATCGGCTGCGGCTACTGCTTCTACGCCTGTCCGTTCGGCGCGCCGCAATATCCGAAGGTCGGCAACTTCGGATCGCGCGGCAAGATGGACAAGTGCACCTATTGCGCGGGCGGGCCGGAAGCCGACTCGACGCCGGCCGAATACGCCAAATACGGCGCCAACCGTCTGGCCGAAGGCAAGCTGCCGATCTGCGCCGAGATGTGCTCGACCAAGTCGCTGCTCGCCGGAGACGGCGCGATCATCGCCGAAATCTACAAGGAGCGGGTGATGAAGCGCGGCTACGGCTCAGGCATGTGGGGCTGGAAGACGGCCTACAGCGATTCACCGACCGGCTGA
- a CDS encoding formate dehydrogenase subunit alpha: MLMKRKDGSGGRARLQGIAAGLASDILDRRTFLRRSGLAAGAGAAIGLMPLGSVRKAQAGPEKVGAPTEIRKNICTHCSVGCTVIAEVQNGVWVGQEPAWDSPINRGSHCAKGAAVRELVHGDRRLKYPMKLVNGEWQRVSWDVAINEIGDKMLEIRAKSGADSVYLLGSAKFSNEGGYLFRKFAAFWGTNSIDHQARICHSTTVAGVANTWGYGAMTNSYNDMRNSKTIVFMGSNAAEAHPVSLQHILSGKELNRANVFVLDPRFTRTAAHATEYVRFRGGTDIAVIWGMLHHIFNNGWEDKEFIKQRVYGMDQIRAEVAKWTPEEVERVTGIPGEQLKKVAETFAKQKPSTLVWCMGGTQHTVGTANVRAYCNLLLATGNVGSFGSGANIFRGHCNVQGATDIGLDIVTLPLYYGLVEGAWKHWARVWEVEYDYLQSRFDEVPAKAGRPARTRKQNMELPGIPWTRWFDATLSNPDDVDQRDAVKGVVVMGHGGNTVPRMTEMVKGLEKLELLVVADPHPTTFAAISERKNGTYLLPACTQFETSGSRTASNRSLQWGEQIVKPIFESKDDYEIIYRLSAKLGFADKMFKNIKVENDRPSPEDLLREINRGGFSTGYSGQSPERLKAHMKNQGKFDLVTLRAKADEPEIGGDYYGLPWPCWGTPQIKHPGTHTLYNTNLHAKDGGGTFRARFGVVYEEKQPDGSVKNVNMLSEGSYSKGSELTDGYPEFTYGVLKKLGWDKDLTADELATIQKIGGNNPDGVGWAVDLSGGIIRVTLEHGVMAYGNGKARAVAWNLPDPVPVHREPIYTARPDLVAKYPTRPDGRQFRMANLGFSIQKAAVEKGLAKQFPIILTSGRLVEYEGGGEETRSNKWLAELQQDMFVEVNTSDAAERGIKDGGWVWVYGPENSSKARVKALVTDRVGKGVAFMPFHFSGWFQGVDQRGKYPKGADPIVLGESVNTITSYGYDPVTGMHEGKVTLCQIQAA, from the coding sequence ATGTTGATGAAGCGAAAAGATGGATCCGGGGGCAGGGCGCGTTTGCAGGGAATCGCCGCCGGCCTCGCGTCTGATATTCTCGACCGCCGTACGTTCCTGCGGCGCTCCGGTCTGGCGGCCGGTGCGGGCGCCGCGATCGGCCTGATGCCGCTCGGCTCGGTGCGCAAGGCGCAGGCCGGCCCTGAGAAGGTTGGCGCGCCGACCGAAATCAGAAAGAACATCTGCACGCACTGCTCGGTCGGCTGCACCGTGATCGCCGAAGTGCAGAACGGCGTCTGGGTCGGCCAGGAGCCGGCGTGGGACAGCCCGATCAACCGCGGCTCGCATTGCGCCAAGGGCGCCGCCGTGCGTGAACTCGTTCACGGCGACCGCCGGCTAAAATATCCGATGAAGCTGGTCAACGGCGAGTGGCAACGGGTCTCGTGGGACGTGGCCATCAACGAGATCGGCGACAAGATGCTCGAGATTCGCGCCAAGTCGGGCGCGGACTCTGTCTACCTGCTCGGCTCCGCGAAATTCTCCAACGAGGGCGGCTACCTGTTCCGCAAGTTCGCGGCGTTCTGGGGCACCAACTCGATCGATCACCAGGCTCGCATCTGTCATTCGACCACCGTCGCCGGCGTCGCCAACACCTGGGGCTACGGCGCGATGACGAATTCCTACAACGACATGCGCAACTCGAAGACGATCGTCTTCATGGGATCGAACGCGGCCGAAGCCCATCCGGTGTCGCTGCAGCACATCCTCTCCGGCAAGGAGCTTAACCGCGCCAACGTGTTCGTGCTCGATCCGCGCTTTACGCGTACCGCGGCCCACGCCACCGAATATGTCCGGTTCCGCGGCGGCACCGATATCGCCGTGATATGGGGCATGCTGCACCACATCTTCAACAATGGCTGGGAAGACAAGGAATTCATCAAGCAACGCGTCTACGGCATGGACCAGATCCGTGCCGAAGTCGCGAAGTGGACGCCGGAAGAAGTCGAACGCGTTACCGGAATTCCCGGCGAGCAGTTGAAGAAAGTTGCCGAGACTTTCGCAAAGCAAAAGCCATCGACCCTTGTCTGGTGCATGGGCGGCACCCAGCACACCGTCGGCACCGCCAACGTCCGCGCTTATTGCAACCTGTTGCTCGCCACCGGCAACGTCGGCTCGTTCGGCAGCGGCGCCAACATTTTCCGCGGCCACTGCAACGTGCAGGGCGCGACCGATATCGGCCTCGATATCGTGACGCTGCCGCTCTATTACGGCCTGGTCGAGGGCGCCTGGAAGCATTGGGCGCGCGTCTGGGAAGTCGAATACGATTATCTGCAGTCGCGTTTCGATGAAGTTCCGGCGAAAGCGGGCCGTCCGGCGCGCACCCGCAAGCAGAACATGGAGCTGCCGGGCATCCCGTGGACCCGCTGGTTCGATGCGACGCTTTCCAACCCTGATGACGTCGACCAGCGCGATGCCGTGAAGGGCGTGGTCGTCATGGGCCACGGCGGCAATACCGTGCCGCGCATGACCGAGATGGTGAAAGGCCTCGAAAAGCTCGAACTGCTCGTGGTCGCCGATCCGCATCCGACGACCTTTGCCGCGATCTCCGAGCGCAAGAACGGCACCTATCTCTTGCCGGCCTGCACCCAGTTCGAGACCTCGGGCTCGCGTACCGCCTCCAACCGCTCGCTGCAGTGGGGCGAGCAGATCGTCAAGCCGATCTTCGAATCGAAGGACGACTACGAGATCATCTATCGGCTTTCGGCGAAGCTCGGTTTCGCCGACAAGATGTTCAAGAACATCAAGGTCGAGAACGATCGTCCGTCTCCCGAAGACTTGCTCCGCGAAATCAACCGTGGCGGCTTCTCGACCGGCTATTCCGGCCAGTCGCCGGAGCGGCTGAAGGCGCACATGAAGAATCAGGGCAAGTTCGACCTGGTGACCTTGCGCGCCAAGGCAGACGAGCCCGAGATCGGCGGCGACTATTACGGCCTGCCGTGGCCGTGCTGGGGCACGCCGCAGATCAAGCATCCGGGCACGCATACGCTCTACAACACCAACCTTCACGCTAAGGACGGTGGCGGCACGTTCCGCGCCCGCTTCGGCGTGGTCTATGAAGAGAAGCAGCCGGACGGTTCGGTGAAGAACGTCAACATGCTTTCGGAAGGCTCCTACAGCAAGGGCTCCGAACTGACCGACGGCTACCCCGAGTTCACTTACGGCGTGCTCAAGAAGCTCGGCTGGGACAAGGATCTCACCGCGGATGAACTTGCCACCATCCAAAAGATCGGCGGCAACAATCCTGATGGCGTCGGCTGGGCGGTCGATCTGTCCGGCGGCATCATTCGTGTCACGCTGGAGCATGGCGTGATGGCCTATGGCAACGGCAAGGCCCGCGCGGTGGCGTGGAATCTGCCCGATCCCGTGCCGGTGCATCGCGAGCCGATCTACACGGCGCGGCCCGATCTGGTCGCGAAATACCCGACGCGTCCGGACGGGCGTCAGTTCCGCATGGCCAATCTCGGCTTCTCGATCCAGAAGGCGGCGGTGGAGAAGGGACTGGCCAAGCAATTCCCGATCATCCTGACCTCGGGACGCCTCGTCGAATACGAAGGCGGCGGCGAAGAAACCCGGTCGAACAAGTGGCTCGCCGAGTTGCAGCAGGACATGTTCGTCGAGGTCAACACCTCGGATGCCGCCGAGCGTGGCATCAAGGATGGCGGCTGGGTCTGGGTCTACGGCCCCGAAAACAGCTCGAAGGCCCGCGTCAAGGCGCTGGTCACCGACCGGGTAGGGAAGGGCGTGGCGTTCATGCCGTTCCACTTCTCCGGCTGGTTCCAGGGCGTCGACCAGCGCGGCAAGTATCCGAAGGGTGCCGATCCGATCGTGCTCGGCGAAAGCGTCAACACGATCACGTCCTACGGTTACGACCCGGTCACCGGCATGCACGAGGGCAAGGTGACCCTGTGCCAGATTCAAGCGGCGTGA
- a CDS encoding gamma-butyrobetaine hydroxylase-like domain-containing protein: MPDVALAWPVEIRLPKDRRSLRVAFDDGRTFDLAAELLRVTSPSAEVQGHSEAERKTVGGKRNVAILSVDPVGNYAVRIGFDDMHSTGIYSWTFLRELGLNAERRFQDYLDDLKAKGLDRDRPGVR, translated from the coding sequence GTGCCTGACGTTGCGCTGGCGTGGCCGGTCGAGATCCGGTTGCCGAAGGACCGCCGCTCCTTGCGTGTAGCCTTTGACGATGGCCGCACCTTCGACCTTGCCGCCGAATTGCTCCGGGTGACCAGTCCGTCCGCGGAGGTGCAGGGGCATTCCGAGGCCGAGCGCAAGACGGTCGGCGGGAAGCGCAACGTCGCCATTCTTTCGGTCGATCCGGTCGGTAATTATGCCGTCAGAATAGGATTCGACGACATGCACTCGACTGGCATCTACTCCTGGACGTTCCTGCGCGAACTCGGCCTCAATGCCGAACGGCGCTTTCAGGATTATCTCGACGACCTCAAGGCCAAGGGGCTCGACCGCGACAGGCCGGGCGTACGCTGA
- a CDS encoding CsbD family protein — MGTIKRATRRVAGKTKEVIAEVVGDGKLQEEGQAEQRKSEEEDKEPGTLNPLGNLHRLT; from the coding sequence ATGGGCACGATCAAACGAGCAACCCGCCGGGTTGCGGGGAAGACCAAGGAAGTCATCGCCGAAGTCGTTGGCGACGGCAAGCTGCAAGAGGAAGGCCAGGCGGAACAGCGCAAGAGCGAAGAAGAGGACAAGGAACCCGGCACGCTCAATCCGCTGGGAAATCTCCACCGTCTCACTTGA